The sequence CGGCCTGTGCCGTGGCCGCCACGGCGGCGACACCCAGCAGCACGACTACATGAACCCACAGGGATCGATCGACGGCCATCACAGCCTCCTCGCTTGCAATGCCCTCACATTAGGGGATGCCTGCGGGGGCGCCCTTGACAGTTGTCAAAGCCCACACCTTTGACGAGGACATCGGGCGACACGAACGCGGCGGACAAGAAAAAGGGCGCCCGCAGGCGCCCTTGTGCCACTTGCCAACCGCCGATTACTGCTTGGCGGCGACGATATCCGCCTTGGCATCGATACCCAGGGTGTAACCCATGGAGACCTGGTGGAAACGGCCCTTGGCGTGGTCGTCATGCACCGCGAAGCCAAAGTTGTACGTCTTGCCCGTGGCCAGGGCGATGTCACCCTCGCCGCCACCGGCGAGCTTGCGGGTGAACACCACGGTCCAGGTGTCGCCGTCTTTCTTGCCTTCGGCGCTCACCAGGCCCTTGCCGCCATCCATGACGCGCTTGTCGGCCACATAGCCGTCGTGGGCCTCGCCCTTGCCGCTGCGCCACTGGATCAGGTCGTAGTACTTGCCGCTGGCCAGGTCGCCGCCTTTGACATACTTGGTTTTCTTGTCATCGGCGCCCGGCATGGTGCGCGCGTCGCCGTGACAGGTTTCCCAGCAACCGGACTGATCGGCCCGCTCGACCTTGTTGGCTTCGAGCATGACGGCGAGCTTGACCTGGTTGTCGGCATCCATCTTGGCGGCACCGGAGGCCTTCGGCTCTTTCCAGCTGAAGCGCAGGTAGAGGTTCTCGCCGTCATGCGCGGCCTGCACGTTGACCGGGATGGCCGGCGCCTTGCCGGCGATCGGGGTCGGCTCGATCTTGCTGCCGCTGGCCATCTTCTGGCCCATGTCGGCCAGTTCTTCCTCGTGGCAACCGACACAGGTCTCGCCCTTCTTCAGCAGACGGGCACCACCGTGGTCGCTGCCCTTGGTGATCCATTCAATGGGCGAGACACCCGGGTAGAACACGGTGATCTTCTTGGCGGCGACCTTGCTCCAGTCGGCCGGTGCGGCGGCACTGGCAACGCCCGTACCCAAGGCCAGCATGGTGCCCAGTGCGATTGCGGAAAACTTGATGCTCATATCTTGTCCCCTGTAGGTCATTGGGTTTGCTGCAAATCGACGGTTGCCCGCCAATCAACCTTCATCTTCTTCGGTCATGCCTTCGGGCTTATGGTGCGCAATGCCCTTGTGGCAGTCAATGCAGGTCATGTTGTCTTCGATGGCGAACGTATGGCTCTTCTGCGCACGCTTGGCTTGGGCTTCCGGGTTCATGCCATCGAAGCTGTGGCAGTTGCGGCACTCGCGCGAGTCGGAGGCTTTCATCCGCGCCCACTCGTTGCGCGCCAGACGCAAACGATTCTCTTCAAACTTTTCCTTGGTGTCGATGGTCCCCATGATCTTGCCCCACACTTCCTTGGAGGCCTGGATCTTGCGGATCATCTTGTGCGTCCAGTCCTTGGGCACATGACAGTCGGAGCATACGGCACGCACGCCGGTACGGTTCGAGTAGTGGATCGTCTGCTTGTATTCCTGATACACGTTGTCCTTCATCTCGTGGCACGAGATACAGAACTCCATCGTGTTGGTGGCTTCCATTCCGGTGTTGAAGCCGCCCCAGAAAAGGATGCCCGAAACGAAGCCGACGGCGAGGAGGGTCAGCAGGGAATACTTGGCACTCGGACGGCGCAAGCTCGCCAGAAAGCCTGTTTTCCGCTCCGCGTTCTCGTTGGATTGATCCGTCATTTTTGGTCCTTCTCTGTGCTGCCCGAAATGGCAAGCGTTGCGATGTCAATCGGTGATGAATCCGGGGGCCGAAGCCCCCGGGGGTCAAACCTCTACCAGATACTGCTCTTAGTAGATGTCGTGCTGCGTGTTGTACAGGTTGAACTTGCCGGTCGGGGTGATCATCTTCGGATCGGTGATCACTTTCTTGACCTTCAGCGTCGCGTCGTCATACACCACGATCGCGGACTGGTCGGTCTTGCCGCCCCACAGCGAGATCCACACTTCGGTACCGTCAGCCGAGTATTCCGGATGCACGGCACGCTTGATGGCCTTGGTTTCCGGCAGGCCGGAGTCCTTGGCAACGTTCAGCATGACCGGCGGCTTGGACAGGTCGGCGATCGAATACACGGCGACCGATTCAGCCAGGGACTTCTCCGGGTTCTGCGGCGCGTCAGCCCACAGGTGCTTGGACTTCGGATGGGTCTTGACGAACAGGTTACCGGCACCGACGTGCTTGATTTCCTGAACGACTTTCCAGGCGTTGTCCTTGTGCTTCTCCGGATCGGTACCGATCAGGGTGATCACGTCGGCGCCCAGGTGACCGGTGGTCCACACGGGGCCATAGGTCGGATGCACGAAGTTGGCGCCACGGCCCGGGTGCGGGATCTTGGCGGTATCGACCAGTGCAGCCAGCTTGCGATCGACGGTGTCGACCACGGCGATCTTGTTGGAGGCGTTGGCCGCCACCAGGAAGTAACGCTGAGTGGAATCCCAGCCGCCGTCGTGCAGGAACTTGGCGGACTCGAAGGTGGTTTCCTTCAGGTTCTTCAGGTCGGAGTAGTCAACCAGACGGATCTGGCCGGTTTCCTTGATGTTGATAACCCATTCCGGCTTGGTCTGCGAGGCCACGATGGAGGCCACGCGCGGCTCCGGGTGGTACTCGCCATCGACGGTCATGCCGCGGGTGCTGACGATCTTGAGCGGCTCGAGCGTCGCGCCGTCCATGATCGAGTACTGCGGCGGCCAGTAGCCACCGGCCACGGCGTACTTGTCCTCGAAGCCCTTGAACTTGGAGGTATCGACCGAGCGAGCGTCGAAGGCCACCTTGACTTCGGCAACCACGGCGGGCTTCTCGAGCCACAGGTCGATCAGCGACAGACGACCGTCGCGGCCGATCACGTACACATAGCGGCCCGATGCCGAGATACGCGAAATGTGCACCGCGTAGCCGGTCTTGACGATGCTGACGATCTCCTTGGTGTCGCCGTCGATCAGCGCCACTTCACCGGTATCACGCAGGGTGACCGAGAAGATGTTCTTCAGGTTGATCTTGTTCATCTGCTTGGTCGGACGCTTGTCGACCGGCAGCATGACCTTCCAGGTTTCCTTCATCTCGGCCATCGAGAACTCGGGCGGAACGTCCGGCGTGTTCTGGATGTAGCGAGCCATCAGGTTGATTTCATCCTTGGTCAGGATGTCGTCGAAGTTCACCATGCCGCCTTCGGTACCGTAGGCGATGATCTTCTCAAGACGGTTCTGACCCAGCTTCAGCGTACCGCCTTCCAGCTTGGAGCCGTCCTTCAGGGTCTTTTCCCAGTGCGGCTCGAGGTTCTTGCCGGTTGCGCCTTTACGCAGCACACCGTGACAGCCAGCGCAGCGCTCGAAGTAAATTTTCTTGGCGGTTGCCTTCTCGGCATCCGTCATGCTCGGTGCATCAGCTGCAAAGGCACTGCTGATGGCCAACGGCATTGCCGCCATCGCCAGCGCGCTCGCCAGCCAGGTTCCACGGGTCTTCATGCTCGGTCTCCCTTCTAAGAAAACGCAGTTGCGGGTCATTCCGCTGGAGACGAAGGTTGAACCTCGCGAACCGCTGCGTCTTTGACTCCAATCAATCTTGATCCGATAGAAGGGTTGTTACAGTCATACCCCATCGAACTAGAGGATGACGACCATGGCCGGCACGAATAGCAGTCTGACCTGTGGCAATGAACTGAAAGGCCCGACGTTGTCTTCGTTGCTGACGCGGATCGTCGACCGGCTCGAAGCCCGCGGCATCAGCGGCCGCCCCATTCCGCCGCCGGCCGCCACCACGGCGCCGCCAAACAGCAAGCAGCCGGCCCAGGGCGGCATCTCGGGCCGGGTCAGCCTGGTCGGCGCCGGGCCGGGCGACCCGGAGCTGCTCACCCTACGCGCCGCCCGGCTCATCGCGGCGGCCGATGCCGTGGTGTATGACCACCTGGTCGGCGAACACATCCTGACGCTCATTCGCGACGACGCCGAGCGCATCTACGTTGGCAAGGAAGCCGGCAACCACACCCTGCCGCAGGGCGAAATCAACGCCTTGCTGGTGCGGCTCGCCCAGGCGGGCAAGCATGTGGTGCGGCTCAAGGGTGGCGACCCGTTCATCTTCGGGCGCGGCGGGGAGGAAATCGAGGAGCTGGTGCAGTCGGGCGTGCGCTTCGAGGTGGTGCCCGGCATCACCGCCGCCTCGGGCGTGTCGGCCTATGCCGGCATTCCGCTGACGCACCGCGACTATGCCCAGTCCTGTACCTTCGCCACCGGCCACCTGCAGGACGGCACGGCCGACCTGGACTGGGCCGCGCTGGCACGTCCGCACCAGACCGTGGTGATCTACATGGGGATTGGCGCGCTGCCGCAGATCTCCGCCCAGCTCATCGCCCACGGCGTGCCGGCCGACACGCCCGCCGCGGCAGTGCAGAACGGCACCACCGACCACCAGCGCACCGTCGTCGCCACGCTCGGCACGCTGGCCGACGCGCTGGCCGCGGCCGGGCTGCGCCCGCCGGCCTTGCTGATCGTCGGGCAGGTCGTCCGGCTGCATCACCGGCTCGACTGGTATCAGCACGCCCTGGCCGCCGAAACCGCCTGAGCAACTACTACTGCCGGACTCCACCGACGCCGCACGCTGTGCGGCGTTTTCTATTGCCCCGCCAGCGCCTCGGCCAGATCGGCCGCCACCTGTGCCACGGCGGCATTGGCTTGCGGGAAATAACCGCCCAGCGTGAAGAACCCGTGCACCATGCCGTCATAGGCGTGATGACGCACCACGCCCCCCTCGCTCACCATGCGCTCGGCAAAGGCCAGGCAGTCATCGGTCAGCGGGTCGCAGCCGGCCGTGACCAGCGTCATCGGCGGGAGACCGGCGAGCGAGTCGGCACGCATCGGCGAGGCGCGCCAGTCTTCGGACTCGCCATTGGGCAGGTAGCGCTCGAAGAACCAGCGCAGGCTCTCGCGATCCAGAAAATACCCGTCACCATAGGTCTCGCGGCTCGGCCGCGTGCTGTGGATTTCGGTGCAGGGATAGATCGCCGCGAGATGGCGCAGCGCCGGCAGGCCGGTACGCGTACGCCAGGCCAGCGCCACCGCCAGCAGCAGATTGCCGCCCGCGCTGTCGCCGCCGAGGGCGACGCGTTCGGGGTCAATTTCCAGCAGATCGGCATGTTCGATGGCCCAGGTCGGCGCCAGCAGCGCATCGTCGTAGGCCGCCGGAAACGGATGCTCCGGCGCCAGCCGGTACTCGACCGACAACACCGCGCACCCTGCCCCGTTGGCCAGCTCGCGACACACCACGTCATACGAGGGCACATCGCCGACGCACCAGCCGCCCCCGTGATAGAAGACCAGCAAGGGCAGAAGCTCGCCGGCCGCCGCTTGCAACGGCCGGTACAGGCGCGCCATCAGCGCCGAGCCGTCGGCGCGCGGCATCGGCACCTCGGTCACCGAGGCCACCGGCGGCGCCTCCGGCCGGAAGGCGAACATCAGCTTTTCCGACGCACGGCGGGCCTGGTGCACATCGAGTTCATGAAACCGCGGCGCGCCCACGCGATAGACCATATCGAGCAGTCCACGGGCCTTGGGGTCGAGCGCCATGAAGCCAATCTCCGCTGGATTCTGTCGGGGCCGCTGCCGCTGTACTTGGCAAGGCCGTCAGGTGACAGATAAGATTCGGGGCTTTTTCGCCCGCGATGAAGCGCTGGTGCCGGGAGAGGGACTCGAACCCTCACAGTGTCACCACCGGCGGATTTTGAATCCGCTGCGTCTACCGATTCCGCCATCCCGGCTGGCTAGCCGCGCATTATCGCCAAAACCTGACCCCGCATCAAGCACATGACCCTCACGCTCGACGATTTCGATTACACCCTGCCCGAGGCCCTGATCGCCCAGGCCCCGCTGGCCGAACGCAGCGCCAGCCGCCTGCTGGTGGTCGGCCATGACGCCCTGGCCGACCGCGGCATCCGGGATCTGCCCGAACTGCTCGGCGCGGACGACCTGCTGGTGTTCAACGACACCCGCGTCATCCATGCCCGCCTGTTCGGCCAGAAAGCCACCGGTGGCCAGATCGAGGTGCTGATCGAGCGCCCGATCGGCGATCACGAAGCCATCGCCCAGGTGCGCGCCAGCAAGTCGCCCAAGGCCGGCAGCACCTTGCGTCTGGCCGACGCCTTCGAGGTCGAGGTGCTCGGCCGCGTGGGCGACTTCTTCCACCTGCGCTTTCCGGCCGACGCCACGGTCATCGACTACACCGAGCGCTACGGCGCCCTGCCGCTGCCGCCCTACATCACCCGCGCCGCCGGCGAGGCCGACGAGGCGCGCTACCAGACGGTGTTCGCGCGTCACCCCGGCTCGGTCGCCGCACCGACCGCCGGCCTGCATTTCGACGACGCCCTGCTCGAGCGCATCCGCGCGTGCGGCGTGCGCACCGCGGCGGTGACCCTGCATGTGGGCGCCGGCACCTATCAGCCGGTGCGGGTGCAGAACCTGGCCGAACACCAGATGCATCGCGAGCAGTACATCGTGCCCGCCGAGACCGTCGCGGCCATCGAGGCCACCCGTGCGCGCGGCGGCCGCGTGGTGGCGGTGGGCACGACAAGCCTGCGCGCGCTGGAATCGGCGGCACAGTCCGGCATGCTGGTGGTTGGCTCGGGCGAAACCGAACTCTTCATCATGCCGGGCTACCGTTTTCATGTAGTCGATGCGCTGATCACCAACTTCCACCTGCCCAAATCCACGCTGCTGATGCTGGTTTCGGCGCTGGCCGGCATGGACACCATCCGCGCGGCCTATGCCCACGCGGTCGCGCAGCAGTACCGCTTCTTCAGCTATGGCGACGCCATGTTTCTTTCCCGGAGGCCGTCATGAGCCTGAGTTTTGAACTGCTGGCCACCGAAGGCGCCGCGCGTCGCGGCCGGCTGACCCTCAACCACGGCGTGGTGGAAACCCCCGTGTTCATGCCGGTGGGCACCTACGGCACCGTCAAGGCGATGACGCCGCAGGCGCTCGACGACATCGGCGCGCAGATCTGCCTGGGCAACACCTTCCACCTGTGGCTGCGCCCGGGGCTGGAGGTGCTCGACACCTTCGGCGGCCTGCATGACTTCATGGGCTGGCGCAAACCCATCCTCACCGATTCGGGCGGCTTCCAGGTCTTCAGCCTCGGCGCGCTGCGCAAGATCACCGAAGAGGGCGTCAAGTTCGCCTCGCCGATCGACGGCAGCAAGCTGTTCCTCACGCCGGAAGAGTCGATGCGCATCCAGCGCGCGCTCAACTCCGACATCGTGATGATCTTCGACGAGTGCACGCCCTACCCCGCCACGCTGGACGAAGCCGCCAAGTCGATGCAGTTGTCGCTGCGCTGGGCCAGGCGCTCACGCGACGCCTTCGACGCACAGGAGAACCACAACGCGCTGTTCGGCATCGTGCAGGGCGGCATGCACGAGCCGCTGCGCGATGCGTCGCTGGCCGGCCTGATGGACATCGGCTTCCACGGCTTCGCCATCGGCGGCCTGTCGGTCGGCGAGCCCAAGGAAGACATGCAGCGCATCCTCGCCCACACCGCGCCCCGCCTGCCGCAGGACAAGCCGCGCTACCTGATGGGCGTCGGCACCCCGGAAGACCTGGTTGAATCGGTCTCGGCCGGCATCGACATGTTCGATTGTGTGATGCCCACCCGCAACGCGCGCAACGGCTGGCTGTTCACCCGCTTCGGCGATCTCAAGATCAAGAACGCCAAGCACCGCAACGACACCCGGCCGCTCGACCCCACCTGCGCGTGCTACACCTGCCAGCATTTCTCGCGCGCCTACCTGCACCACTTGCATCGCACCGGCGAAATCCTCGGCGCCATGCTCAACACCACCCACAACCTGCACTATTACCAGGCGCTGATGGCGCAGATGCGCAAGGCGCTCGAGGCGGGGACTTTTGCCGAATTCGTCCGCCGCTTCCACGACGAGCGCAGCCGCGGCGCCGAGGTGTGAGCCGGCGGCAACTGCTATACTTGCCGCCTTTTCAATGAAACGTGATCGGAGTCCAACGTGCTGATTTCCAATGCCTACGCTCAAGCCGCCGGAGCGGCAGACCCCAGCGGCGGTTTCATGGGCCTGTTGCCCTTGCTGCTGATGTTTGCGGTGCTGTATTTCGTCATGATCCGTCCGCAGATGAAACGCGCCAAGGAACACAAGGGCATGGTCGAAGCCCTGGCCAAGGGCGATGAAGTCATCTTCGCCGGCGTGGTCGGCCGGGTCACCAGCGTTGGTGACACCTATTGCGAGGTCGAGGTGGCCGAGAACGTGAACCTCAAGATCCAGAAGCTCGCAGTGGCCAACGTCTTGCCCAAGGGCACCATCAAGAGCATCTAAGTCTTCGCATCGTACGGGCGGCCTGGCCGCCCGCTCCGTTTCTGATTCACGCCAGCTCAGGCGACCCGCCCATGAACCGTTATCCCCTCTGGAAAAACCTGATGATCGGCATCGTGCTGATCTTCGGTCTCCTCTACACCCTGCCCAACTTCTACGGCGAAGTGCCGGCCGTTCAGGTCTCCAGCGGCAAGGCCACCCTCAAGCTGGACCCGGCGCAGATGGAAGCCCGTGTGGCCGAGATCCTGAGCGCGGCGAACCTGCCCCACACCGGCATCTTCTCCGACCCCAACAGCGTACGCGCCCGCTTCGAGACAACCGACCAGCAGCTGCAGGGCAAGGACGCCATCGAACGCGCCCTCAACCCGGACGCGACCGACCCGAGCTATGTGGTGGCGCTCAACCTGCTGTCGGCCTCGCCGAGCTGGCTGACCTCGCTCGGCGCGCTGCCGATGTACCTTGGCCTCGACCTGCGCGGCGGGGTGCACTTCCTGCTCGAAGTCGACATGGACGGCGCGCTGACCAAGCGCATGGACGCCACCGCCGGCGATCTGCGCACCCTGCTGCGCGACAAGGATGTGCGCCATTCCGGCATCCGCCGCATCAGCAACGTGGTGGAAATCCGCTTCCGCGATGCCGAGGTGCGCGAGGCCGGCCGCAAGGCCATCCTGGCCAGCACCGCCGATCTGCAACTGGTCGACCGCGACGAAGACGGCCAGGTCAGCCTGACCGCCACGCTCACCCCGCAAGCAGCCAAGACGCTGCAGGAATTCGCCATCAAGCAGAACATCACCACCTTGCACAACCGGATCAACGAACTCGGCGTGGCCGAACCGGTGATCCAGCAGCAGGGCGCCAACCGGATCGTGGTGCAACTGCCTGGCGTGCAGGACGTGGCCAAGGCCAAGGACATCCTCGGCCGCACCGCCACGCTCGAAGTGCGCATGGTCGACGACACCGCCGGCCGCCTCGAAGAGGCCCTGGCCGGCCGCGTGCCCTTCGGCACCGAGCTGTACACCGAACGCGGCGGCAGCCCGCTGCTGGTCAAGAAGCAGGTTGTGCTCACCGGCGAGCGCCTCACCGACGCCCAGCCCGGCTTCGACGGCCAGACCCAGGAACCGGCCGTGCACCTGACCCTTGACTCGGCCGGTGCCCGCATCTTCCGCGATGTCACGCGCGAGAACGTCAACAAGCGCATGGCCATCCTGCTGATCGAGAAGGGCAAGGGCGAGGTCATCACCGCCCCGGTCATCCGCGGTGAGATCGCCGGCGGCCGGGTGCAGATTTCCGGCCGCATGAGCACCCAGGAAGCCACCGACGTGGCCCTGCTGCTGCGCGCCGGTTCGCTGGCCGCGCCGATGGAAATCATCGAAGAGCGCACCGTCGGCCCGAGCCTGGGCGCCGAGAACATCGAGAAAGGCTTCAACTCCACGCTGTGGGGCTTCGTCGCCATCGCGGTGTTCATGATCGCCTACTACATGCTCTTCGGCCTGGTGTCGGTGCTGGCGCTGTCGGCCAACCTGCTGCTGCTCGTCGCACTGCTGTCGCTGCTGCAGGCCACGCTGACCCTGCCCGGCATCGCCGCCATCGCGCTCACCCTCGGCATGGCCATCGACGCCAACGTGCTGATCAACGAGCGCATCCGTGAGGAGTTGCGCAACGGCTCCTCGCCACAGGCCGCCATCACCGCCGGCTACGACCGCGCCTTTGACACCATCCTCGACTCCAACGTCACCACCCTCATCGCGGGCGTCGCGCTGCTGGTGTTCGGATCGGGCCCGGTGCGCGGCTTTGCCGTGGTGCACTGCCTCGGCATCCTGACCTCGATGTTCAGCGCCATTCTGGTCTCGCGCGCGCTGGTCAACCTGATCTACGGCCGTCGCCGCAAAGTCGCCGCCCTGTCCATCGGACAGATCTGGAAGCCGTCTGAGCGGTGATGGGGTGATGGGTCATGAGTGATTGGAGGAAATCCCAGTGCCAAATGAGCGACCGCATCGCCGCCTCGTTGCCTGGCAAGAAAGCATGAAATTGGCACAGCTGACCTATTCGCTGACCGCCAGCTTTCCCGCCGACGAGCGTTTTGCACTGTGTGCCCAGATGAAACGGGCCGCGGTTTCCATCCCGTCGAATATCGCAGAAGGGGCCGCTCGCGGCAGTAAAAAAGAGTTTGCCCACTTTCTGACGGTCTCGCGCGGCTCTCTGAGCGAACTCGACACCCAGATCACCCTCGCCCGCGAGCTTGGATTTTCGGCAGACACCCAAGCCATCGAAGATCAGGTCGACCGGGTCTTCCGCCTCATCAACGGGCTGGTGTCCAGCGTTCGCGCCGGGCACGAGACCCATCCCCAATAACCCATTACGAGTCACTGAACAATGGAATTCTTCCGCATCAAGAACGACATCCCGTTCATGAAGCACGCGTTGATGTTCAACATCATCTCGTTTGTCACCTTCGTGCTGGCGGTGCTGTTTCTGCTTACCCGCGGGCTCAACCTGAGCGTTGAATTCACCGGCGGCACGCTGATGGAGGTGAACTACGCCGAGGCGCCGCAGGTGCAACTGATCCGCGACGCCCTCGGCAACGGCGGCTATCCGGACGCGCAGGTGCAGAACTTCGGCAGCGCCCGCGACATCCTGATCCGTCTACCCAATCGCGACGGCCTGGACAGCAACCGCGTCTCCGAGCAAGTGCTGGGCATGCTCGCCACCGTCGACGGGCCCAAGGGCGAAATGCGACGCGTCGAGTTCGTCGGCCCGCAGGTCGGCAAGGAGCTGGCAGCGGACGGCGGCATGGCGCTGCT comes from Denitromonas sp. and encodes:
- a CDS encoding ethylbenzene dehydrogenase-related protein — encoded protein: MSIKFSAIALGTMLALGTGVASAAAPADWSKVAAKKITVFYPGVSPIEWITKGSDHGGARLLKKGETCVGCHEEELADMGQKMASGSKIEPTPIAGKAPAIPVNVQAAHDGENLYLRFSWKEPKASGAAKMDADNQVKLAVMLEANKVERADQSGCWETCHGDARTMPGADDKKTKYVKGGDLASGKYYDLIQWRSGKGEAHDGYVADKRVMDGGKGLVSAEGKKDGDTWTVVFTRKLAGGGEGDIALATGKTYNFGFAVHDDHAKGRFHQVSMGYTLGIDAKADIVAAKQ
- a CDS encoding NapC/NirT family cytochrome c; protein product: MTDQSNENAERKTGFLASLRRPSAKYSLLTLLAVGFVSGILFWGGFNTGMEATNTMEFCISCHEMKDNVYQEYKQTIHYSNRTGVRAVCSDCHVPKDWTHKMIRKIQASKEVWGKIMGTIDTKEKFEENRLRLARNEWARMKASDSRECRNCHSFDGMNPEAQAKRAQKSHTFAIEDNMTCIDCHKGIAHHKPEGMTEEDEG
- a CDS encoding cytochrome D1 domain-containing protein; translated protein: MKTRGTWLASALAMAAMPLAISSAFAADAPSMTDAEKATAKKIYFERCAGCHGVLRKGATGKNLEPHWEKTLKDGSKLEGGTLKLGQNRLEKIIAYGTEGGMVNFDDILTKDEINLMARYIQNTPDVPPEFSMAEMKETWKVMLPVDKRPTKQMNKINLKNIFSVTLRDTGEVALIDGDTKEIVSIVKTGYAVHISRISASGRYVYVIGRDGRLSLIDLWLEKPAVVAEVKVAFDARSVDTSKFKGFEDKYAVAGGYWPPQYSIMDGATLEPLKIVSTRGMTVDGEYHPEPRVASIVASQTKPEWVINIKETGQIRLVDYSDLKNLKETTFESAKFLHDGGWDSTQRYFLVAANASNKIAVVDTVDRKLAALVDTAKIPHPGRGANFVHPTYGPVWTTGHLGADVITLIGTDPEKHKDNAWKVVQEIKHVGAGNLFVKTHPKSKHLWADAPQNPEKSLAESVAVYSIADLSKPPVMLNVAKDSGLPETKAIKRAVHPEYSADGTEVWISLWGGKTDQSAIVVYDDATLKVKKVITDPKMITPTGKFNLYNTQHDIY
- the cobA gene encoding uroporphyrinogen-III C-methyltransferase; amino-acid sequence: MAGTNSSLTCGNELKGPTLSSLLTRIVDRLEARGISGRPIPPPAATTAPPNSKQPAQGGISGRVSLVGAGPGDPELLTLRAARLIAAADAVVYDHLVGEHILTLIRDDAERIYVGKEAGNHTLPQGEINALLVRLAQAGKHVVRLKGGDPFIFGRGGEEIEELVQSGVRFEVVPGITAASGVSAYAGIPLTHRDYAQSCTFATGHLQDGTADLDWAALARPHQTVVIYMGIGALPQISAQLIAHGVPADTPAAAVQNGTTDHQRTVVATLGTLADALAAAGLRPPALLIVGQVVRLHHRLDWYQHALAAETA
- a CDS encoding alpha/beta hydrolase, which gives rise to MALDPKARGLLDMVYRVGAPRFHELDVHQARRASEKLMFAFRPEAPPVASVTEVPMPRADGSALMARLYRPLQAAAGELLPLLVFYHGGGWCVGDVPSYDVVCRELANGAGCAVLSVEYRLAPEHPFPAAYDDALLAPTWAIEHADLLEIDPERVALGGDSAGGNLLLAVALAWRTRTGLPALRHLAAIYPCTEIHSTRPSRETYGDGYFLDRESLRWFFERYLPNGESEDWRASPMRADSLAGLPPMTLVTAGCDPLTDDCLAFAERMVSEGGVVRHHAYDGMVHGFFTLGGYFPQANAAVAQVAADLAEALAGQ
- the queA gene encoding tRNA preQ1(34) S-adenosylmethionine ribosyltransferase-isomerase QueA: MTLTLDDFDYTLPEALIAQAPLAERSASRLLVVGHDALADRGIRDLPELLGADDLLVFNDTRVIHARLFGQKATGGQIEVLIERPIGDHEAIAQVRASKSPKAGSTLRLADAFEVEVLGRVGDFFHLRFPADATVIDYTERYGALPLPPYITRAAGEADEARYQTVFARHPGSVAAPTAGLHFDDALLERIRACGVRTAAVTLHVGAGTYQPVRVQNLAEHQMHREQYIVPAETVAAIEATRARGGRVVAVGTTSLRALESAAQSGMLVVGSGETELFIMPGYRFHVVDALITNFHLPKSTLLMLVSALAGMDTIRAAYAHAVAQQYRFFSYGDAMFLSRRPS
- the tgt gene encoding tRNA guanosine(34) transglycosylase Tgt, with product MSFELLATEGAARRGRLTLNHGVVETPVFMPVGTYGTVKAMTPQALDDIGAQICLGNTFHLWLRPGLEVLDTFGGLHDFMGWRKPILTDSGGFQVFSLGALRKITEEGVKFASPIDGSKLFLTPEESMRIQRALNSDIVMIFDECTPYPATLDEAAKSMQLSLRWARRSRDAFDAQENHNALFGIVQGGMHEPLRDASLAGLMDIGFHGFAIGGLSVGEPKEDMQRILAHTAPRLPQDKPRYLMGVGTPEDLVESVSAGIDMFDCVMPTRNARNGWLFTRFGDLKIKNAKHRNDTRPLDPTCACYTCQHFSRAYLHHLHRTGEILGAMLNTTHNLHYYQALMAQMRKALEAGTFAEFVRRFHDERSRGAEV
- the yajC gene encoding preprotein translocase subunit YajC — its product is MLISNAYAQAAGAADPSGGFMGLLPLLLMFAVLYFVMIRPQMKRAKEHKGMVEALAKGDEVIFAGVVGRVTSVGDTYCEVEVAENVNLKIQKLAVANVLPKGTIKSI
- the secD gene encoding protein translocase subunit SecD; its protein translation is MNRYPLWKNLMIGIVLIFGLLYTLPNFYGEVPAVQVSSGKATLKLDPAQMEARVAEILSAANLPHTGIFSDPNSVRARFETTDQQLQGKDAIERALNPDATDPSYVVALNLLSASPSWLTSLGALPMYLGLDLRGGVHFLLEVDMDGALTKRMDATAGDLRTLLRDKDVRHSGIRRISNVVEIRFRDAEVREAGRKAILASTADLQLVDRDEDGQVSLTATLTPQAAKTLQEFAIKQNITTLHNRINELGVAEPVIQQQGANRIVVQLPGVQDVAKAKDILGRTATLEVRMVDDTAGRLEEALAGRVPFGTELYTERGGSPLLVKKQVVLTGERLTDAQPGFDGQTQEPAVHLTLDSAGARIFRDVTRENVNKRMAILLIEKGKGEVITAPVIRGEIAGGRVQISGRMSTQEATDVALLLRAGSLAAPMEIIEERTVGPSLGAENIEKGFNSTLWGFVAIAVFMIAYYMLFGLVSVLALSANLLLLVALLSLLQATLTLPGIAAIALTLGMAIDANVLINERIREELRNGSSPQAAITAGYDRAFDTILDSNVTTLIAGVALLVFGSGPVRGFAVVHCLGILTSMFSAILVSRALVNLIYGRRRKVAALSIGQIWKPSER
- a CDS encoding four helix bundle protein — translated: MPNERPHRRLVAWQESMKLAQLTYSLTASFPADERFALCAQMKRAAVSIPSNIAEGAARGSKKEFAHFLTVSRGSLSELDTQITLARELGFSADTQAIEDQVDRVFRLINGLVSSVRAGHETHPQ